From Chrysiogenes arsenatis DSM 11915, one genomic window encodes:
- a CDS encoding TonB-dependent receptor domain-containing protein, whose amino-acid sequence MSKGMCFARRAGLGTVALLMASLAAHAAEAPQELGTMVVTAAGFEQKIADAPASISVITREDLQKRPYMTLLDAVRDLEGVDVGETRDKTGQGTISMRGMGSDYTLILVNGRRQNNHGDIYPNSFGGNQFNHIPPLDAIARVEIIRGPAATLYGADALGGVINIITRKDAEKWGGSFSIGRTVQSDNDWGDSMTGDVYISGPLLPGKLNLSLRGSWYERNESSPTYETATDPSGATHTFSLGFGGGGKSVDNENLGAGFSLAWTPVENQTVTLDYDTSRQKYDNEIKTDDAGNLVYPVGTVDNINSIWAAGNVCIGATGNAATCAANGGTWSRRANPRAGYSATQEFTRESWSLGHEGAWGFGNSFVSLSHVATNNDGRTLPFTVAERQQLLEMIDGTGAYAGMSVDDRKALAEATFLPRGKRTLESRQYTLDGRVDIPFELAGWHHNAVIGMQVVRGELEDGIFGMESGQTGGVQDHNTWALFAEDTWHILDSLSLTGGLRYDEHSVFGEQLSPRLYAVYALNDQFTLKGGVTTGYKAPKTTQLYDGITGFGGQGVSPMYGNPDLKPETSVSTEVAVYWQHPVARHSFNVTLFQNDFKDKISNQPCGNPGEQSCGATGDYAALGYTPSSSRATNIDEVVLQGIEVAGRYQLPWGVALRGNYTLTDSEQKSGANKGRPLGNSAKHECVKYFV is encoded by the coding sequence ATGTCGAAAGGGATGTGTTTTGCCCGTCGTGCCGGCCTTGGCACTGTGGCACTGTTGATGGCGAGTCTGGCGGCTCACGCCGCTGAAGCCCCGCAAGAGTTGGGGACAATGGTTGTTACCGCAGCAGGTTTTGAGCAAAAGATTGCCGATGCTCCGGCAAGTATTTCCGTGATTACCCGTGAAGATTTACAAAAGCGTCCCTACATGACGCTACTCGATGCGGTGCGCGATCTGGAAGGGGTTGATGTTGGTGAAACACGCGATAAGACGGGTCAGGGCACAATTTCGATGCGTGGCATGGGCTCTGACTACACACTGATTCTGGTCAACGGTCGTCGTCAGAATAACCACGGCGATATTTACCCGAACAGCTTTGGTGGAAATCAGTTCAATCACATTCCTCCTCTGGATGCTATTGCGCGTGTCGAAATCATCCGTGGCCCAGCTGCCACCCTGTACGGTGCCGATGCGCTGGGGGGTGTTATCAACATCATCACCCGCAAAGATGCAGAAAAGTGGGGCGGGTCGTTCTCGATTGGCCGCACGGTTCAAAGTGATAACGACTGGGGTGACAGTATGACCGGAGATGTTTATATTTCTGGCCCGCTGCTGCCGGGGAAGCTAAATCTGAGTTTGCGTGGCAGCTGGTATGAGCGCAACGAGTCGAGCCCTACGTACGAAACAGCGACAGACCCAAGCGGTGCAACCCACACCTTTTCGCTCGGTTTCGGTGGCGGTGGCAAGTCAGTGGATAATGAAAATCTGGGAGCAGGCTTTTCTTTGGCGTGGACTCCTGTGGAAAATCAAACCGTTACGCTGGACTATGACACTTCGCGCCAAAAGTACGATAACGAGATTAAAACCGATGACGCTGGCAATCTAGTATATCCCGTTGGGACAGTGGATAATATTAATTCCATTTGGGCAGCCGGGAATGTTTGTATCGGCGCTACGGGCAATGCAGCGACCTGCGCCGCGAATGGCGGCACGTGGTCGCGCCGTGCCAATCCGCGTGCCGGATACTCGGCCACCCAAGAATTTACCCGTGAATCGTGGTCGTTGGGTCATGAGGGGGCTTGGGGCTTCGGCAATAGCTTTGTTTCGCTTTCACACGTTGCGACCAATAACGATGGACGCACGCTGCCCTTTACGGTGGCAGAGCGCCAACAGCTGCTGGAAATGATCGATGGCACCGGTGCGTATGCCGGTATGAGTGTGGATGACCGGAAAGCGCTGGCGGAAGCAACCTTCCTGCCGCGCGGAAAACGGACGCTGGAAAGTCGCCAGTACACATTGGATGGACGAGTCGATATACCTTTTGAGCTGGCTGGTTGGCATCACAACGCTGTTATTGGGATGCAGGTCGTCCGTGGCGAATTAGAAGACGGTATTTTCGGCATGGAATCAGGGCAGACAGGCGGCGTGCAAGACCACAACACGTGGGCACTTTTTGCCGAAGATACGTGGCATATTCTTGATTCACTATCGCTGACCGGTGGTCTGCGTTACGACGAGCACAGTGTGTTTGGCGAGCAACTCAGTCCACGCCTGTATGCGGTCTACGCTTTGAACGATCAGTTCACTCTGAAAGGTGGCGTGACGACTGGCTATAAAGCTCCGAAAACGACACAACTCTATGATGGAATCACCGGCTTTGGTGGACAGGGCGTTAGTCCGATGTACGGCAATCCTGACCTCAAACCAGAAACCAGTGTGAGCACTGAAGTGGCGGTCTACTGGCAGCACCCCGTTGCACGTCACAGCTTCAATGTGACCCTCTTTCAGAATGATTTCAAAGACAAAATCAGCAATCAGCCTTGTGGTAACCCCGGCGAACAATCGTGCGGCGCAACCGGCGATTATGCAGCACTGGGGTACACTCCAAGCTCTAGCCGTGCCACGAATATCGACGAAGTGGTGCTGCAAGGGATAGAAGTGGCTGGACGCTATCAACTCCCATGGGGAGTTGCATTACGCGGGAACTATACGCTGACTGACAGCGAGCAAAAGAGTGGAGCGAACAAAGGTCGTCCGTTGGGCAACAGTGCCAAGCATGAGTGTGTAAAATATTTTGTGTAA
- a CDS encoding PepSY-associated TM helix domain-containing protein — MAWFRTFWFQLHWFFGITAGIVLVVVGVTGGMLSFQSEILRAINPGVMTVTPGTQKLAPSELLDRLQHAFPGRQIQSITLYDSANDAAQVGIASADPAQRRGENRYVNPYTGEVLGEPRGTEFFRTVMQLHRWLLTDQLLDNRDIGKHIVGASTVFLIVLCVSGIYLRWPRHAANLKTWLTFKWSRKGRSFLWDIHAVLGTWAVLLYVLASFTGLYWSYEWYRNGLHDISGVPRAVRAATPAPAEGAXCRCQRRSAPSGWRTNSWRRTRATHSRECSFLERH, encoded by the coding sequence ATGGCTTGGTTTCGTACTTTCTGGTTCCAGCTCCACTGGTTTTTCGGTATTACGGCGGGTATTGTGCTCGTTGTCGTCGGTGTGACTGGCGGTATGCTTTCGTTTCAGAGTGAAATTCTCCGCGCTATCAATCCAGGCGTGATGACGGTAACCCCCGGTACGCAGAAACTCGCTCCGTCCGAATTGCTTGATCGCTTGCAGCACGCCTTCCCTGGACGTCAAATACAGTCTATTACCCTGTATGACTCGGCTAATGATGCCGCTCAGGTTGGTATTGCGAGCGCCGATCCTGCGCAACGGCGTGGTGAAAACCGCTACGTCAACCCCTACACGGGTGAAGTGTTGGGCGAACCACGCGGAACAGAGTTTTTCCGCACGGTGATGCAACTTCACCGCTGGCTCTTGACCGATCAACTTTTAGATAATCGTGATATTGGCAAGCACATCGTCGGCGCTTCGACGGTATTCCTGATAGTGCTCTGCGTCAGTGGCATCTATTTGCGTTGGCCGCGCCATGCCGCAAATCTGAAAACGTGGTTGACCTTCAAGTGGAGCCGCAAAGGGCGCAGTTTCCTGTGGGATATACACGCCGTGCTTGGCACATGGGCCGTGCTGCTCTATGTGCTGGCATCATTCACCGGACTCTATTGGTCGTATGAGTGGTATCGCAATGGGCTGCACGACATCAGCGGTGTGCCGCGTGCGGTACGTGCCGCTACGCCAGCGCCTGCGGAAGGTGCANGATGCCGCTGCCAGCGGCGAAGCGCGCCGTCAGGGTGGCGAACGAACTCGTGGCGACGGACAAGGGCAACGCACAGCCGCGAGTGCTCCTTCCTGGAACGCCATTGA
- a CDS encoding FeoA family protein — translation MQQLPVITQDPGSAINTLRLSHMKNGDRCRIHKHHAHGAIRQRLLDLGFMPNSTVEVIRCALLGDPLQIKVGDYSVAIRRQEANLIEIQPVEA, via the coding sequence ATGCAACAGCTACCCGTTATTACGCAAGACCCAGGATCGGCAATCAATACGTTACGCCTTTCTCACATGAAGAACGGCGATCGTTGCCGCATCCACAAGCACCACGCGCACGGTGCGATTCGTCAGCGCTTACTGGATCTTGGTTTTATGCCAAACTCGACGGTGGAAGTGATTCGCTGTGCTTTGCTTGGCGACCCGCTCCAGATAAAGGTCGGCGATTATTCCGTGGCAATTCGCCGTCAGGAAGCCAATCTCATTGAGATTCAGCCTGTTGAGGCCTAG
- a CDS encoding DUF4198 domain-containing protein — protein MKKLSKISLLFAIFCVFLTSAQAHYLWLERENQTLRFYFGEWHKDLFETTGGRLDNFQADVVVPEGVTTGSERKADHVAISLKKAGDVGIVEAMAPRKSRLSDEVTRSILLGRAGRSEASALLPLDLVPAQPHSSQFTLVFDGAPVPNAKITVYTPAKEEFELATDGAGGITIDTSKAGQYLVLASHFDETGGELDGVRYDKTRYALTLSFRAD, from the coding sequence ATGAAAAAATTGAGTAAAATTTCGTTACTATTTGCCATTTTCTGTGTCTTTCTCACTTCCGCTCAGGCGCACTACCTCTGGCTGGAGCGTGAGAATCAGACGCTGCGTTTCTACTTCGGCGAATGGCATAAAGACTTGTTTGAAACGACGGGAGGCCGGCTCGATAACTTTCAGGCTGACGTGGTTGTTCCCGAAGGCGTTACCACTGGCAGCGAACGCAAAGCCGACCATGTGGCGATCAGCCTGAAAAAAGCGGGCGACGTTGGCATCGTCGAAGCGATGGCACCACGCAAAAGCCGCTTGAGCGACGAAGTTACCCGTTCCATTCTGCTTGGTCGTGCTGGGCGGAGCGAAGCCAGCGCGCTTTTGCCGCTAGATTTGGTTCCAGCACAGCCGCACAGCAGTCAGTTTACGCTGGTGTTTGATGGCGCACCCGTGCCGAATGCGAAAATCACTGTGTACACTCCGGCCAAAGAAGAGTTTGAACTGGCGACGGATGGCGCTGGTGGTATCACGATTGATACTTCCAAAGCCGGACAGTACCTCGTGTTGGCCAGCCATTTCGACGAAACAGGTGGCGAGCTTGATGGGGTGAGATACGACAAAACGCGCTATGCGCTGACGCTGAGTTTCCGCGCCGACTGA
- a CDS encoding flavodoxin domain-containing protein, translating to MXDAAASGEARRQGGERTRGDGQGQRTAASAPSWNAIDGVWTFFLSQVDGYSRAQIRLPQRTGQDISITYLDASPAHERAANRITINSAGDEVVSHDRYADRPLNVRLMNSMLPLHAGSYFGTIGKVLMMIASIAMPLFTITGWMLYLNRRRHKSEAHHAMETAQAIRTVHHNEPVLIAYATQSGYAESLAWHTANVLLQHGQPVTVKSLGDMVPEDLSQYRNALLLISTFGDGEPPTDAEAFAEAMAQSAALAPLRYGLLALGDREYEQYCAFGRAVDTWLQKSGATHLFESIELDGEDAAALELWYHQVSSHVEVEEK from the coding sequence GTGCANGATGCCGCTGCCAGCGGCGAAGCGCGCCGTCAGGGTGGCGAACGAACTCGTGGCGACGGACAAGGGCAACGCACAGCCGCGAGTGCTCCTTCCTGGAACGCCATTGACGGTGTCTGGACATTCTTTCTGAGTCAAGTGGATGGCTACAGCCGGGCGCAAATTCGCCTACCGCAACGTACGGGGCAAGACATCAGCATTACGTATCTGGATGCGTCGCCAGCGCATGAACGGGCAGCAAATCGCATCACGATCAATAGTGCTGGGGACGAAGTCGTCAGCCATGATCGCTATGCTGATCGTCCCCTGAATGTGCGGCTGATGAATAGTATGCTGCCGCTGCATGCGGGGAGCTACTTCGGTACAATTGGCAAGGTATTGATGATGATTGCCAGCATCGCCATGCCGCTCTTTACCATCACCGGCTGGATGTTGTACTTGAATCGACGTCGCCATAAAAGCGAGGCGCACCACGCGATGGAAACCGCGCAGGCAATCCGAACGGTTCACCACAACGAGCCCGTGCTCATCGCGTATGCTACGCAAAGTGGCTATGCGGAAAGTTTGGCATGGCATACCGCAAACGTGTTGCTCCAGCATGGGCAGCCCGTAACGGTGAAATCGCTGGGCGACATGGTGCCAGAGGATCTGTCGCAGTACCGTAACGCATTACTGCTGATCTCCACCTTTGGCGACGGCGAGCCGCCTACCGATGCGGAAGCCTTTGCTGAAGCCATGGCGCAGTCTGCCGCGCTGGCACCATTACGCTACGGCTTGCTGGCGCTTGGTGATCGCGAATATGAACAGTACTGCGCCTTTGGGCGTGCGGTCGATACTTGGTTGCAAAAAAGTGGCGCAACTCACCTGTTCGAAAGTATCGAGCTTGACGGCGAAGATGCTGCCGCGTTGGAGTTATGGTATCATCAGGTTTCAAGTCATGTTGAAGTAGAGGAAAAATAA
- a CDS encoding efflux RND transporter periplasmic adaptor subunit — MEHTRKHRTAKWPFVLIALGILGGTTGYFGWQYHAQQQNAAPSYAFSAVQRGTIEDVVTATGTLQPRDYVDVGAQVSGQVEKIFVEVGSEVKAGDLLVKIDPTLFVAKVDASRAQLRYQKAQLLDREAQLSLAEIQYTRQQNLMAEEATTTESVQSAEVSLRSARAQIEMLKAQIEQTESSLRADEANLNYAKIFAPMDGTVVSITARQGQTINANQQAPILLRIADLRTMTVQTQVSEADISRLKVGMDAYFTTLGSQGRRWQGKLRRIEPTPTVENNVVLYNALFDVDNANHALMPQMTAQVFFVVASAQDALLVPAAAVATSGTAPRRERPAGSEGRQPGQGSAVGRGEMPRVSKGTVQVRNAQGVLESREVETGVTNRVQVQIIKGLQEGEEVVIGQSARQNTGATGAGIGGMPGGMPRIR; from the coding sequence ATGGAACACACGCGCAAACATCGGACAGCAAAATGGCCTTTTGTGCTGATCGCACTTGGCATTCTCGGTGGTACTACGGGGTATTTCGGTTGGCAATACCACGCTCAGCAACAAAATGCAGCGCCATCGTATGCCTTTAGCGCGGTACAGCGCGGCACTATCGAAGACGTGGTGACCGCCACCGGAACCTTGCAGCCGCGCGACTATGTCGATGTGGGCGCGCAGGTTTCGGGGCAGGTTGAAAAGATTTTTGTCGAAGTTGGCAGCGAAGTTAAAGCGGGCGACTTGCTCGTCAAGATCGACCCCACCCTTTTTGTGGCCAAAGTTGATGCGAGCCGGGCGCAGCTGCGCTATCAAAAGGCGCAACTGCTTGACCGTGAAGCACAACTTTCGCTGGCGGAGATTCAGTATACGCGACAGCAGAACTTGATGGCAGAAGAAGCAACGACCACCGAGTCGGTGCAAAGTGCCGAAGTATCGCTCCGTTCGGCCCGAGCACAGATCGAAATGCTGAAAGCGCAGATTGAACAAACGGAATCTTCGTTGCGCGCTGATGAAGCCAACCTGAATTATGCCAAGATTTTTGCACCGATGGATGGCACTGTGGTTTCGATTACGGCACGGCAAGGGCAAACGATCAACGCCAATCAGCAAGCACCGATTTTGCTGCGGATTGCCGATTTGCGCACCATGACGGTGCAGACGCAAGTTTCAGAAGCCGATATCAGCCGCTTAAAGGTGGGGATGGATGCCTACTTTACCACGCTTGGGAGTCAGGGACGTCGCTGGCAGGGGAAACTGCGCCGCATTGAACCCACGCCGACGGTGGAAAATAATGTTGTGCTCTATAATGCTCTCTTTGATGTGGATAATGCCAACCACGCCTTGATGCCGCAGATGACGGCGCAGGTATTCTTTGTTGTCGCGTCGGCGCAGGATGCTTTACTCGTACCGGCAGCAGCGGTAGCGACCAGTGGGACGGCACCGCGTCGTGAACGCCCTGCTGGAAGCGAAGGGCGTCAGCCAGGGCAAGGGTCTGCTGTTGGGCGAGGAGAGATGCCGCGCGTGTCAAAAGGAACCGTTCAGGTGCGTAACGCGCAAGGTGTCCTTGAAAGCCGCGAGGTAGAAACCGGCGTGACGAATCGTGTGCAAGTGCAGATTATAAAAGGCCTTCAGGAAGGCGAAGAGGTCGTCATTGGCCAGAGTGCGCGTCAAAACACTGGCGCTACAGGCGCGGGAATTGGCGGTATGCCCGGCGGCATGCCAAGGATACGCTAG